Proteins encoded together in one Oceanispirochaeta sp. M1 window:
- a CDS encoding AGE family epimerase/isomerase: MEKTVLVSLKHKIDSILSNNTLPFWSEKMIDNRDGGFYGRIDKDGKIEADAPKGVILNTRLLWSFSRAYGYTKEQKYKDLAGRSASYIREHFIDPEFGGLYWTVDSKGRSTNNRKQSYAQAFGIYAFSEYYKISNEEQAKTDALNIFEALEKHARDYEYGGYVEALSREWEDMEDLRLSDVDQNDKKSNNTHLHIMEAYTTLHEICGYKKTAEALESVTLTMMEKIYKREKRSFTLFFTEDWQSRSETMSYGHDIEASWLVWEALQTLNNGELTKRYRADVLEIAQNALDNYLDGTLGSGGMNNELHADGTLDRDKIWWVQNEAVIGFLNAYELSGAADFLSAAQNIWNFCDKHHVDHKDGEWWGFAKDDGVTSQINPYKADEWKCPYHNSRACIESLERIEKLIK, from the coding sequence ATGGAGAAAACTGTACTTGTCAGCTTGAAGCACAAAATTGATTCAATACTTTCCAACAATACACTCCCCTTCTGGTCGGAGAAAATGATAGATAATCGGGACGGCGGTTTCTACGGTAGAATTGATAAAGACGGCAAAATTGAGGCTGATGCCCCAAAAGGAGTAATCCTCAATACAAGGTTACTCTGGTCTTTCTCGAGAGCCTATGGATATACGAAAGAACAGAAATACAAAGATCTTGCAGGGCGATCGGCTAGCTATATCAGAGAGCATTTCATAGATCCTGAGTTCGGCGGGCTGTACTGGACAGTAGACAGCAAAGGCCGCAGTACCAACAATCGTAAACAATCCTATGCCCAGGCCTTCGGCATTTATGCATTCTCCGAGTACTACAAAATATCCAATGAAGAACAGGCTAAAACAGACGCTCTCAACATCTTTGAAGCACTTGAGAAACATGCACGTGACTATGAATACGGTGGCTATGTGGAAGCACTCTCAAGAGAATGGGAGGATATGGAAGACCTACGCCTGAGTGATGTTGATCAGAATGATAAAAAGTCAAACAACACGCACCTCCATATTATGGAAGCCTACACCACTCTTCATGAAATTTGCGGATATAAAAAAACTGCTGAGGCTCTGGAATCGGTAACCCTCACTATGATGGAGAAGATATATAAGCGGGAGAAACGCAGTTTTACACTCTTCTTTACAGAAGATTGGCAGAGCCGCTCTGAAACCATGAGTTATGGACATGATATTGAAGCCTCATGGCTGGTATGGGAAGCTCTTCAGACATTGAACAACGGCGAATTAACAAAAAGATATAGAGCGGATGTACTGGAGATTGCACAAAATGCACTGGACAACTATCTGGATGGAACACTCGGCAGCGGTGGAATGAACAATGAGCTGCATGCCGACGGGACCCTGGATAGAGATAAGATATGGTGGGTACAGAATGAAGCTGTCATAGGATTCCTGAATGCCTATGAACTGAGTGGAGCAGCAGATTTTCTCTCTGCTGCTCAGAATATATGGAACTTCTGTGACAAGCACCATGTGGATCATAAAGACGGAGAATGGTGGGGCTTTGCTAAGGATGACGGAGTCACATCACAGATCAATCCATATAAAGCTGATGAATGGAAATGTCCTTACCACAATTCAAGAGCCTGTATTGAATCACTTGAACGTATAGAAAAACTGATTAAATAA
- a CDS encoding LacI family DNA-binding transcriptional regulator gives MDRQKRITIIEIAKMAKVSKATVSKTLNNKPGVGDDTRERIMEIVDQLDFQPDSAARALSNQKTSNIGLVIPHEAGRSLNNDYWSAMISAIADEAAAMEYNLMLFTPREEGALENLYKSIINSNKVDGLIIGSEIIDKDQMSLLDQTDIPFILIGQNPDFKHHFVDIDNAYAGKSITEYMINRGYRNIAFISGPENYYYNRQRTISFRETMFNHGLHPCNAAADEFNTQSIYSAVDKVLTDCPDLDGLFIGAGGNFLYDVLERLEQKNISAASIGVTVFDDYRYLNFMEPKLTAIRQPTSLLGREAVKSLFRLISSENNSSKNNIFKTTITERSSCPVIQR, from the coding sequence ATGGACAGGCAAAAACGTATCACAATAATTGAAATAGCCAAGATGGCCAAAGTTTCCAAAGCCACTGTTTCAAAGACTTTGAATAACAAGCCCGGTGTGGGTGACGATACCAGAGAAAGGATTATGGAGATTGTTGATCAGCTCGACTTTCAGCCTGATTCTGCTGCAAGAGCACTCTCAAACCAGAAAACCAGCAATATCGGTCTGGTAATTCCTCATGAAGCCGGAAGAAGCCTGAACAACGACTACTGGTCGGCAATGATATCCGCCATAGCCGACGAAGCCGCTGCGATGGAATACAATCTGATGCTATTTACTCCCAGAGAAGAGGGTGCCCTGGAAAATCTGTACAAATCGATTATCAACAGTAATAAAGTGGATGGATTGATTATAGGCTCGGAAATTATAGATAAAGATCAGATGAGTCTCCTCGACCAGACTGATATTCCCTTTATTCTGATTGGGCAGAATCCTGATTTCAAACATCATTTTGTGGATATTGATAATGCCTATGCCGGTAAGAGCATAACAGAATATATGATCAACCGGGGATATAGAAATATTGCCTTCATCAGCGGCCCGGAGAATTATTACTATAACCGCCAAAGAACCATATCTTTCAGAGAGACAATGTTTAACCACGGGCTTCATCCCTGTAATGCAGCAGCCGATGAGTTCAATACTCAAAGCATATATTCAGCAGTTGATAAAGTTCTTACAGACTGCCCCGACCTTGATGGTCTCTTTATTGGAGCAGGAGGAAACTTTCTCTACGATGTTCTTGAACGGCTGGAACAGAAGAATATCTCAGCAGCCTCTATAGGGGTTACAGTGTTTGATGATTACCGTTATCTGAACTTTATGGAACCGAAACTGACTGCCATCCGTCAGCCTACTTCATTATTGGGTAGAGAAGCGGTCAAGTCATTATTCCGTCTGATCAGCAGTGAAAATAACAGCAGCAAAAATAATATATTCAAAACAACAATAACAGAGCGCAGCAGCTGTCCTGTTATACAAAGGTAA
- a CDS encoding GntR family transcriptional regulator has product MEQLITRKNLSDQVHDHIKRMILSGELKGGERVPEASLSKLFGVSRTPLREALKKLSDYGLIYLKPRSYAEVVIISEDEARQIAEVRLDLEVLSAKLFSRNASVEEFQEIRDVSDRCLELNIEGDKAASFEMDSLFHLKIAEHCKNYCLFEIFEKLDARIQLLRLTQNINSTMLSDYIKQHSILIAAMENKEENLIESILSTHIMHDFHKD; this is encoded by the coding sequence ATGGAACAGCTGATCACTAGAAAGAACCTTTCTGACCAAGTTCATGACCACATCAAACGTATGATTTTATCAGGAGAACTTAAGGGTGGAGAACGTGTTCCCGAAGCCTCTTTAAGCAAATTGTTTGGAGTCAGCCGCACTCCTCTTCGTGAGGCTCTTAAGAAGCTGAGCGACTACGGACTTATCTACCTTAAACCCAGAAGTTATGCCGAAGTCGTTATCATAAGTGAAGACGAAGCAAGACAGATTGCCGAAGTCAGACTTGATCTTGAAGTCCTGTCTGCCAAACTGTTCAGCCGGAATGCTTCAGTCGAAGAATTCCAGGAGATCAGAGATGTATCTGATAGATGTCTGGAACTGAATATTGAGGGCGATAAAGCTGCGTCCTTCGAAATGGACAGCCTTTTTCATCTGAAAATTGCAGAACACTGCAAAAATTACTGTCTTTTTGAAATTTTTGAAAAACTTGATGCACGGATTCAGCTCCTCAGGTTAACTCAGAATATTAATAGCACTATGCTCTCTGACTATATTAAACAGCACAGCATCCTGATTGCCGCTATGGAAAACAAAGAAGAAAACCTGATTGAGTCAATTCTTTCCACCCATATCATGCACGACTTTCATAAAGACTGA
- a CDS encoding 4-hydroxythreonine-4-phosphate dehydrogenase PdxA — MKKPVLALLPGDPCGIGPEITARYLNANSFPEGVRIAVMGDRKVLDQGALICGIDLDLPGYADIKSVPEDLDVFHIQSHNAPDGLPMGKLSAEAGCYAYSMLNASLKMALEDEVQGIVFAPFNKQALKLGGNPEKNELELLKSIFNRPDIHGEINILNQFWTTRVTSHVPIGDIPLYMKKERILECIHFLNNEMKACGITPNIAVAALNPHGGEGGLCGREEIEAIEPAAEEARKQGLSVLGPYPADTLFVRLEKEGINGVLGMYHDQIQIPSKLMGFDQGVTLIGGLPIPVTTSSHGTAFDIAGQGKAGFTAFSNAVNIAADISKKGEKNHY, encoded by the coding sequence ATGAAAAAACCTGTTCTGGCACTATTACCAGGTGACCCCTGCGGTATAGGTCCGGAAATTACAGCCCGATACCTCAATGCAAATTCCTTCCCAGAAGGCGTCAGGATTGCAGTTATGGGAGATAGAAAGGTTCTGGACCAGGGTGCTCTTATCTGTGGAATAGATCTGGATCTTCCAGGATATGCCGATATAAAGTCTGTCCCTGAAGATCTTGATGTATTCCACATCCAGAGCCACAACGCTCCCGATGGTCTCCCTATGGGGAAACTATCTGCCGAAGCAGGATGCTATGCCTATTCCATGCTCAATGCATCACTGAAAATGGCATTGGAGGATGAAGTACAGGGTATTGTTTTTGCCCCCTTCAATAAACAAGCTCTTAAGCTTGGTGGGAATCCGGAGAAAAATGAATTAGAACTCCTAAAATCAATCTTTAACAGACCAGATATACACGGAGAGATAAATATATTAAATCAGTTCTGGACCACCAGAGTGACTTCCCATGTTCCCATCGGAGACATACCGCTCTATATGAAAAAAGAGCGTATTCTGGAGTGCATCCATTTTCTGAATAATGAAATGAAGGCCTGCGGCATAACACCCAATATTGCGGTAGCCGCACTTAATCCTCATGGAGGAGAAGGTGGACTCTGCGGCCGGGAAGAGATTGAAGCCATCGAACCAGCTGCTGAAGAAGCAAGAAAACAGGGACTCTCTGTGCTGGGCCCCTACCCGGCGGATACACTTTTCGTACGTCTGGAAAAAGAAGGGATCAACGGAGTACTGGGAATGTATCACGATCAGATTCAGATACCCAGTAAGCTGATGGGATTTGACCAGGGTGTGACTCTTATCGGCGGACTGCCTATTCCTGTTACTACATCATCCCACGGAACAGCATTTGACATTGCCGGACAGGGAAAAGCCGGTTTTACAGCCTTCAGTAACGCTGTAAATATTGCAGCAGACATCTCAAAAAAAGGAGAAAAAAACCATTACTAG
- a CDS encoding PCC domain-containing protein, whose translation MESIPYSGTMELVFISLEEDDLLMESIRQSCREQNIRHGIILSGAAAIKKARVHYIAHTTYPPNDVIHTVEAPFEMSAIGGIIVDYEPHVHIALMQGENEAAGGHLEDGTVVAYRGELAVMKCNDAPLKREKNEKGVPILRSI comes from the coding sequence GTGGAAAGCATTCCCTACAGCGGAACTATGGAACTTGTGTTTATCAGCCTTGAAGAGGATGATCTTCTGATGGAATCAATCCGTCAGAGCTGCAGAGAGCAGAATATACGCCATGGCATAATCCTCAGCGGCGCGGCTGCAATAAAGAAGGCAAGAGTGCACTACATTGCCCACACAACTTATCCGCCCAATGATGTGATTCATACTGTTGAGGCGCCATTCGAGATGTCTGCTATCGGGGGAATTATCGTCGACTATGAACCCCATGTTCATATAGCCCTGATGCAGGGTGAAAACGAGGCTGCCGGAGGACATCTGGAAGACGGAACAGTTGTAGCCTACAGGGGAGAGCTGGCTGTCATGAAATGTAACGACGCCCCTTTGAAAAGAGAAAAGAATGAAAAGGGTGTACCCATCCTTAGATCAATATAA
- a CDS encoding tripartite tricarboxylate transporter substrate-binding protein, giving the protein MKKLLSVLLMVALVSAVVFAEGQQEATDGPWTPTKGAEWVVTSSAGGGSSIFTQNIVEIMKSEGIVDKNIIINYKTDGGGAVGRRAVSMMKKESHTLLTFNSGDLQPMVQREGGDLDGLTPLAVMALDGQILLVNYDSPYKSMEDVIAALKSGTRLIIGGSKSDDEAIYNAMVSEIGGDMEYLRSDSTGEALTQLLGGHVDMAIAKPAASFDLVSSDELLPMVTASATRFGGPFDAPTFVELGYDIEFQIFRGVVGPADMPAAAVAFWSDALAKVAASDAWKENYIDKFLLVGNHLPAAEAKVYMQKFEDMYTK; this is encoded by the coding sequence ATGAAAAAACTGTTAAGCGTATTATTGATGGTTGCCCTGGTATCAGCTGTTGTTTTCGCAGAAGGTCAGCAGGAAGCAACTGATGGTCCCTGGACTCCCACAAAAGGTGCAGAATGGGTCGTTACATCCAGTGCCGGTGGTGGTTCTTCCATTTTTACTCAGAATATCGTTGAGATCATGAAGAGTGAAGGTATTGTTGATAAGAACATTATCATCAACTATAAAACTGATGGTGGTGGTGCCGTAGGTAGAAGAGCCGTTTCCATGATGAAAAAAGAATCTCACACACTTCTTACTTTCAACTCCGGAGACCTACAGCCTATGGTACAGAGAGAAGGCGGAGATCTTGATGGTCTGACTCCTCTTGCAGTAATGGCTCTGGACGGACAGATTCTTCTTGTAAACTACGACTCTCCCTATAAGTCTATGGAAGATGTTATTGCAGCTCTTAAAAGTGGAACAAGACTTATTATCGGTGGTTCAAAGTCTGATGACGAAGCTATCTACAATGCTATGGTTTCTGAAATCGGCGGAGACATGGAATACCTTAGATCCGACTCAACTGGTGAAGCTCTTACTCAGCTCCTCGGTGGACACGTAGATATGGCAATTGCCAAACCTGCAGCCTCCTTTGACCTGGTATCCAGCGACGAACTGCTCCCCATGGTTACAGCTTCCGCTACCCGCTTCGGTGGACCCTTTGATGCACCTACTTTTGTTGAACTGGGATACGACATTGAATTCCAGATTTTCAGAGGTGTTGTAGGACCCGCTGACATGCCTGCAGCAGCAGTAGCATTCTGGTCTGACGCTCTTGCAAAAGTTGCAGCATCCGATGCATGGAAAGAAAACTATATCGACAAATTCCTGCTTGTTGGAAATCATCTCCCCGCAGCTGAAGCCAAAGTTTACATGCAGAAATTCGAAGATATGTACACTAAATAA
- a CDS encoding sulfatase yields MKAVMVMFDSLNRDMLSSYGCDWTLTPNFKRLSENTITFTNSFAGSLPCMPARRELHTGRYNFLHRCWGPVEPFDDSMPSILKENGVYTHLVSDHAHYWEDGGASYHTRYNSWESFRGQEGDYWKGEIADPEIPEDAIGRMKHSWRQDWVNRKYMPAEEDMPLYKSFEAGMEFIEKNKESDNWFLQLETFDPHEPFFVPDDYAALYDDDYKGPHFDWPAYQEAENYTDEQIVHVRKRYAALLSMCDAYLGKVMDMMDENNMWNDTMLIVNTDHGFLLGEHGWFGKNRMPTYTEIARTPFFVWDPRTAEKNKENHNLVQTIDIAPTLLDFFNIEIPGDMQGCSLERVIRNDESVREGALFGLHGGHINYTDGRYVYMRAPVSADDKNLFNYTLLPTHINSLFSPEELSDMTLEKPLSFSKGCQVLKIRALKPSHNTYQHTLGDYLFDLANDPEQKKPITDPDLVTSMKEKMSLLMKEADAPNETYIRYGLMKPE; encoded by the coding sequence ATGAAGGCTGTTATGGTTATGTTTGATTCACTCAACAGGGATATGCTCTCATCCTATGGATGCGACTGGACCCTGACCCCCAACTTCAAACGCCTGAGTGAAAACACAATAACCTTTACAAACAGCTTTGCCGGAAGCCTCCCCTGTATGCCCGCCAGAAGAGAACTTCACACGGGCAGATATAATTTCCTTCACAGATGCTGGGGACCGGTGGAACCCTTTGATGATTCCATGCCCTCTATTCTGAAAGAGAACGGTGTTTACACCCATCTTGTCAGCGATCATGCCCATTACTGGGAAGATGGAGGGGCAAGCTATCACACCCGCTACAACAGCTGGGAATCCTTCAGAGGCCAGGAAGGTGATTATTGGAAGGGCGAAATTGCCGATCCGGAGATCCCCGAAGATGCGATCGGCAGAATGAAACACTCCTGGAGACAGGACTGGGTCAACAGAAAGTATATGCCTGCCGAAGAAGATATGCCTCTATACAAGTCTTTCGAGGCGGGTATGGAATTCATAGAAAAAAACAAAGAGAGTGACAACTGGTTCCTTCAGCTGGAAACTTTTGATCCCCATGAGCCTTTCTTTGTGCCCGATGACTATGCTGCTCTTTACGATGACGACTACAAAGGTCCTCATTTTGACTGGCCGGCCTACCAGGAAGCCGAAAATTATACGGATGAACAGATTGTTCATGTAAGAAAACGCTATGCCGCCCTTCTTTCCATGTGTGATGCCTATCTGGGAAAAGTCATGGATATGATGGATGAGAATAATATGTGGAATGACACCATGCTTATTGTCAACACAGATCATGGCTTCCTTCTGGGAGAGCACGGATGGTTTGGCAAGAACAGAATGCCCACATATACGGAAATTGCAAGAACTCCTTTCTTTGTCTGGGACCCCAGAACAGCAGAGAAAAACAAAGAGAACCACAACCTGGTTCAGACCATAGATATTGCCCCCACTCTTCTGGATTTCTTTAATATTGAAATACCCGGAGATATGCAGGGCTGCAGTCTTGAGAGGGTTATCAGAAATGATGAATCTGTCAGAGAGGGAGCCCTTTTCGGCCTTCATGGCGGACATATCAATTATACCGATGGACGCTATGTCTATATGAGAGCTCCTGTGAGTGCAGATGATAAGAATCTGTTTAACTACACCCTCCTGCCGACCCATATAAACAGTCTTTTTTCACCCGAAGAATTATCTGACATGACACTTGAAAAACCTCTGTCATTCAGTAAGGGATGTCAGGTACTGAAGATCAGGGCTTTAAAACCCTCACATAATACCTACCAGCATACCCTGGGTGATTATCTGTTTGATTTAGCAAATGATCCTGAGCAGAAAAAACCGATCACGGATCCAGATCTGGTGACTTCTATGAAGGAAAAAATGAGTCTTCTCATGAAAGAAGCGGATGCACCGAATGAAACGTATATCCGTTATGGACTGATGAAGCCTGAATAA
- a CDS encoding tripartite tricarboxylate transporter permease has product METLTLLLQGFATALTFQNLLAAAAGAILGLIVGAMPGIGSLAGVALLLPLTFRFNPVTGIIMLSAIYYANMYGGSYSSILINIPGDGPAVMTALDGHPMAKNGEPGKALFTANISSFIGGTIGIIILTITGPALARLGLKFGPVEMAALLMVAMTSLGWLLGDNPTKGVVSTLLGVMIATIGFDIVVGTPRYDFGSLHLLGGISFIPLVIGMFGFSQVMEMMEPRKNSDSVDMKLSLKDSLLNKSEMKRLLGPAIRSSFLGTIIGILPGAGATTGSFLGYITEKKIGKNRDKMGTGVLEGVAAAEAANNAAAAGAFAPLLSLGIPGSGTGAVLLGGLLMYGLTPGPRLFQNEPEFAWGLIASLYVANIITLIVALSIIPFLIKILKVPVKIMVPIITAVCIMGAYSASNSLYGVMLMLAAGFVGFHLKKNNYPIAPLLLAFVLAPTLERDFRRSFIISDGSPWIFFQKPIACGLIIFLLLTILSPIIRKGITTIRKSKSKA; this is encoded by the coding sequence ATGGAAACACTAACTTTATTATTACAGGGCTTTGCTACTGCCCTTACTTTTCAGAACCTTCTTGCGGCTGCCGCAGGTGCCATTCTGGGACTGATTGTCGGAGCTATGCCCGGAATTGGTTCTCTGGCGGGAGTGGCTCTGCTTCTCCCTTTAACATTTAGATTCAACCCTGTAACCGGGATTATCATGTTGTCGGCTATTTACTATGCCAATATGTATGGAGGCTCCTACAGTTCCATCCTGATAAATATTCCCGGAGACGGCCCGGCGGTCATGACAGCCTTAGACGGTCATCCCATGGCTAAGAATGGTGAACCCGGCAAGGCACTGTTCACAGCGAATATATCCTCCTTTATAGGTGGAACAATCGGCATAATCATCCTGACAATTACCGGACCCGCCCTTGCAAGACTTGGTCTTAAGTTTGGTCCTGTTGAAATGGCAGCGCTCCTTATGGTCGCCATGACCTCCCTGGGCTGGCTCTTAGGAGACAATCCCACAAAGGGCGTCGTTTCTACCTTATTAGGTGTAATGATTGCAACCATCGGATTTGATATTGTTGTTGGAACTCCCCGCTACGATTTTGGATCTCTTCACCTCCTGGGCGGAATATCCTTTATCCCCCTTGTCATCGGGATGTTCGGATTCTCACAGGTCATGGAGATGATGGAACCCCGGAAAAATAGTGATTCAGTAGACATGAAACTCTCCCTGAAAGACAGCCTTCTGAATAAATCAGAAATGAAGCGTCTTCTGGGACCGGCAATCCGTTCAAGTTTCCTGGGAACTATTATCGGAATTCTTCCCGGTGCCGGTGCCACAACGGGCTCCTTCCTGGGATATATAACCGAGAAAAAGATCGGTAAGAACAGAGACAAGATGGGAACCGGAGTACTGGAAGGTGTCGCTGCCGCAGAAGCCGCCAACAACGCAGCCGCAGCCGGTGCCTTTGCCCCTCTCCTCTCACTGGGTATCCCCGGTTCAGGAACAGGTGCTGTTCTCCTGGGTGGACTTCTGATGTACGGTCTCACTCCGGGCCCCCGACTCTTTCAAAATGAGCCCGAGTTTGCATGGGGATTGATCGCCTCCCTCTATGTTGCCAATATAATTACTCTGATTGTAGCCCTGTCTATCATCCCCTTCCTTATCAAGATACTGAAGGTACCCGTGAAAATTATGGTTCCCATCATCACTGCGGTCTGTATTATGGGTGCCTACAGTGCAAGCAATTCACTCTATGGTGTAATGCTGATGCTGGCTGCCGGATTTGTAGGATTTCATCTTAAAAAGAACAATTATCCTATCGCTCCCCTTCTACTTGCCTTTGTACTGGCACCGACTCTGGAGCGTGATTTCAGAAGGTCATTTATTATATCTGACGGTAGTCCCTGGATATTCTTCCAGAAACCTATTGCCTGCGGCCTGATTATCTTTCTGCTGCTGACCATCCTTTCTCCTATTATCAGAAAAGGAATCACAACAATAAGAAAGTCAAAGTCCAAGGCATAA
- a CDS encoding tripartite tricarboxylate transporter TctB family protein, producing the protein MKTLKTNTRVIIPAITFVLGLVWVIYGLTNYGWWDEGPGSGFFPSIIGILTSGVSIIAFLEGKKMAPPEYIKASYLPFIAAFVTVGSAMIIGFFPAMFLFLQGWLKLIEKYSWKKSLPISVITTAILYGVFAMWLMVPFPEGLIFNAIRG; encoded by the coding sequence ATGAAAACTTTAAAAACGAACACCCGTGTGATAATCCCTGCAATAACATTTGTCCTGGGACTTGTATGGGTAATTTACGGCCTGACAAACTACGGCTGGTGGGACGAAGGGCCCGGCAGCGGATTCTTCCCATCAATCATAGGAATTCTAACTTCCGGGGTTAGCATAATTGCTTTTCTGGAAGGGAAAAAAATGGCCCCCCCCGAGTACATAAAGGCCAGTTATCTACCTTTTATAGCAGCCTTTGTAACTGTTGGATCAGCTATGATTATCGGATTCTTCCCGGCTATGTTCCTATTTCTTCAAGGCTGGCTGAAGCTGATTGAAAAATACAGCTGGAAAAAGTCACTTCCAATTTCAGTGATTACAACAGCAATCCTATACGGCGTTTTTGCCATGTGGCTGATGGTTCCCTTCCCCGAGGGACTTATCTTCAATGCGATCAGAGGTTAA
- a CDS encoding PdxA family protein, producing the protein MQKIAFMIGDPAGIGPEITVRCIQEYKDRGDVALVLVGDRPSFDRALDICDIKMDVQDVSEDQIADSNADLMFFNVPVIGGESIPFGEVSEKAGACVYSSLKSILKMIDDKLVDGFVFAPFNKEAMKKGGCPFPSELDMFKDHFNRPDITGEINYMDPMWTVRVSSHVAVKDIPEFVKKDRIFDSIIFLDGEMKRFGIDSRRIAVAALNPHAGEKGMFGTEEGDEIEPAVKAAQDAGVNASGPFPADTIFLKVKNGEYDAIVSMYHDQGQIATKLLGFDKGVTIHGGMPIAITTCAHGTAFDIAGTGKARPTALIEALKVVLRSLSN; encoded by the coding sequence ATGCAGAAAATAGCCTTTATGATAGGAGATCCCGCCGGGATCGGGCCTGAGATTACAGTCCGCTGTATTCAGGAATATAAGGATAGGGGTGATGTAGCCCTGGTCCTGGTGGGAGATCGTCCCAGCTTTGATCGTGCACTTGATATTTGTGATATTAAAATGGATGTTCAGGATGTTTCTGAAGATCAGATAGCAGATTCTAATGCCGACCTGATGTTTTTTAATGTCCCTGTTATCGGGGGAGAATCAATTCCTTTTGGTGAAGTCTCAGAGAAAGCCGGTGCCTGTGTATACAGTTCTCTCAAAAGCATCCTTAAGATGATTGATGACAAACTGGTGGATGGTTTTGTTTTTGCACCCTTTAATAAGGAAGCCATGAAAAAGGGGGGATGTCCCTTTCCCAGTGAGCTGGATATGTTCAAAGATCACTTTAATCGCCCCGATATAACCGGTGAGATCAATTATATGGACCCCATGTGGACAGTCCGTGTATCAAGCCATGTCGCTGTAAAAGATATTCCCGAATTTGTGAAGAAAGACAGAATCTTTGATTCTATCATTTTCCTGGATGGAGAGATGAAGAGATTCGGAATCGACTCCAGAAGAATCGCTGTCGCCGCACTTAATCCTCATGCAGGAGAGAAGGGTATGTTCGGTACCGAAGAGGGTGATGAAATCGAACCTGCTGTTAAGGCCGCACAGGATGCAGGAGTCAATGCCTCGGGTCCCTTCCCCGCAGATACAATTTTTCTGAAAGTTAAAAACGGCGAATATGATGCCATTGTTTCCATGTATCACGACCAGGGACAGATCGCCACAAAGCTTCTTGGCTTTGATAAGGGTGTCACCATTCATGGCGGAATGCCCATTGCCATAACCACATGTGCCCATGGTACTGCATTTGACATCGCCGGTACCGGAAAAGCAAGACCAACGGCTCTTATTGAGGCCCTGAAAGTGGTTCTGCGTTCCCTGAGTAATTAG
- a CDS encoding sugar phosphate isomerase/epimerase family protein has protein sequence MSIKLALAVAPENALMSAFVVFRDKLEISMYKAAKLGFDGVELALLNKKQVDLPNVKRMMKETGLEIPMVSTGQIFADTGVNFTHPEKEKREKALADFLGLMEVASELGSLINVGRLRGTLNEGSPSLDYFNESMTKALKRSEELGVTIALEPVNRYEINFLNSCAETAEAIRNLDHPNLTMMPDVFHMNIEDPSIEGSLGKYADLISYVHFADSNRWAPGRGHLDFQSIITALKTSGFDGYASLEILPYPEPDQAAAEAINTIRKFI, from the coding sequence ATGTCAATTAAACTAGCACTGGCTGTGGCTCCTGAAAATGCCCTCATGTCTGCCTTCGTTGTGTTTCGAGACAAGCTGGAAATCAGCATGTATAAAGCCGCGAAGCTGGGGTTCGACGGAGTCGAGCTTGCCCTGTTAAATAAAAAACAGGTTGATCTTCCTAATGTGAAGAGAATGATGAAAGAGACGGGCCTCGAAATCCCCATGGTTTCTACAGGCCAGATTTTTGCTGATACGGGAGTCAACTTCACCCATCCTGAAAAGGAAAAAAGAGAGAAAGCCCTTGCTGATTTTCTGGGGTTGATGGAAGTGGCTTCAGAGCTTGGCAGCCTGATTAACGTCGGTCGTCTCCGGGGGACTCTGAATGAAGGTTCTCCTTCTCTGGATTACTTCAATGAATCAATGACTAAGGCCCTTAAACGTTCTGAAGAACTGGGAGTTACCATCGCCCTTGAACCGGTGAACCGTTATGAGATCAACTTTCTGAACAGCTGCGCCGAGACTGCCGAGGCTATCAGGAATCTGGATCATCCCAATCTTACAATGATGCCTGATGTCTTTCATATGAATATTGAAGACCCCTCCATCGAGGGCTCTCTTGGAAAATATGCTGACCTGATTTCTTATGTCCATTTTGCAGATTCAAACCGCTGGGCACCCGGACGGGGACATCTTGATTTTCAGAGCATTATCACGGCTCTGAAAACTTCCGGATTTGACGGATATGCCTCTTTGGAAATTCTCCCTTATCCCGAACCCGATCAGGCCGCAGCAGAAGCCATCAACACCATAAGGAAGTTTATATGA